A single region of the Chitinophaga niabensis genome encodes:
- a CDS encoding precorrin-2 dehydrogenase/sirohydrochlorin ferrochelatase family protein, translated as MEENHLFPVFFKLDQLQVLVVGGGNVGTEKVNAILQNCPAARVTVVATWFAPELESLTAGFPNVTLIQKAFSCGDLFGKDLVIAATADRELNACIWEKAKASKVLINVADTPGLCDFYLGSIVQKGNLKIAISTNGKSPTIAKRLKEVLNDAIPDTLESVLQHLQILRDRLKGDFNDKVKKLNELTSVLVSRDH; from the coding sequence ATGGAAGAGAATCATTTATTTCCTGTTTTCTTTAAGCTGGATCAGTTACAGGTACTGGTAGTGGGAGGTGGAAATGTGGGTACGGAAAAAGTGAATGCCATCTTACAGAACTGCCCCGCAGCGAGAGTAACCGTAGTAGCTACCTGGTTTGCACCTGAACTGGAAAGCCTCACGGCCGGGTTTCCTAATGTAACGCTCATCCAAAAAGCGTTCTCCTGTGGGGACCTGTTCGGAAAAGACCTGGTAATAGCCGCCACGGCAGACAGGGAATTAAATGCATGCATCTGGGAAAAAGCAAAGGCCAGCAAAGTACTGATCAATGTAGCAGATACCCCCGGCCTGTGCGATTTCTACCTGGGTTCCATTGTACAGAAAGGAAACCTGAAGATCGCCATTTCCACAAACGGGAAATCCCCCACCATCGCAAAAAGATTAAAAGAGGTACTGAACGATGCCATCCCCGATACCCTGGAATCTGTTTTACAACATTTGCAGATCCTGAGGGACAGGCTGAAAGGTGATTTTAATGATAAAGTGAAGAAATTGAATGAATTGACCAGCGTACTGGTGAGCAGGGATCATTGA
- a CDS encoding acyl-CoA thioesterase — protein MTLTPKKAHDSLINMTELVLPNDTNTFANLMGGRLMYWMDIAAALACMKHCAAPVVTASVDNISFENPIKLGNVVHIEAQVTRAFTTSMEVHMKVWGEDPVQQYRYKSNEAFMTFVALDPNGKARHVPPIIPESEDEVKLFEGALRRRQLRLILGGKMKPADAGELKALFYEQ, from the coding sequence ATGACCTTGACGCCCAAGAAGGCACATGACTCCCTGATCAATATGACTGAGCTGGTGCTTCCGAACGACACCAATACTTTTGCCAACCTGATGGGGGGCCGTTTAATGTACTGGATGGACATTGCTGCCGCCCTCGCCTGCATGAAACACTGTGCTGCCCCTGTTGTTACTGCTTCTGTAGATAATATCTCCTTCGAAAACCCCATTAAACTGGGGAATGTGGTACATATTGAAGCCCAGGTTACCCGTGCTTTCACTACTTCCATGGAAGTACATATGAAAGTATGGGGCGAAGATCCTGTGCAGCAGTACCGGTATAAATCCAACGAGGCCTTTATGACCTTTGTGGCCCTGGACCCTAATGGCAAGGCCCGCCACGTACCTCCTATCATCCCGGAATCTGAAGATGAAGTGAAACTGTTTGAAGGAGCGCTCCGCCGCAGACAGCTAAGGCTGATCCTCGGCGGGAAGATGAAACCTGCGGATGCGGGAGAACTGAAGGCCTTGTTTTATGAGCAATAA
- the cobA gene encoding uroporphyrinogen-III C-methyltransferase — MQTIQPKVTLVGAGPGDPELITVKGLKAIQNARVILYDALSNNELLDNAPQNCLKRFVGKRAGMHVYTQAEINRMIVKYALTYGSVVRLKGGDSFVFGRGQEELASAQQYGIETEVIPGISSAISVPGVNKIPVTARNVSEGFWVITGTTQDGKLSRDLEFAIQANTTVVILMGMSKLDEIAAIYTQQGKGQTPAAIIQNGTLPTQKMGVGNVADLGTFAREQGLKNPAIIVIGEVVRFHEAFQDLQAKLAENYKQIA, encoded by the coding sequence GAAAGTGACACTGGTAGGCGCGGGACCCGGAGACCCCGAACTGATCACCGTAAAAGGATTGAAGGCTATTCAAAATGCCCGGGTGATCCTCTATGATGCTTTATCCAACAATGAATTGCTGGACAATGCACCACAGAACTGCCTGAAACGTTTTGTAGGCAAACGCGCAGGTATGCATGTGTACACACAGGCTGAGATCAACCGCATGATCGTTAAATATGCATTGACCTATGGGAGTGTAGTTCGTCTGAAAGGCGGCGATTCTTTTGTATTTGGCCGTGGTCAGGAAGAACTGGCTTCTGCACAACAGTATGGTATAGAAACAGAAGTGATCCCCGGCATCAGCAGTGCTATTTCCGTACCGGGCGTTAATAAAATTCCTGTAACCGCACGTAACGTGAGTGAAGGGTTTTGGGTGATCACGGGTACCACCCAGGATGGAAAACTTTCCCGTGACCTGGAATTTGCTATCCAGGCAAATACCACGGTAGTGATCCTGATGGGCATGAGTAAACTGGATGAAATTGCTGCAATTTATACCCAACAGGGTAAAGGCCAGACGCCTGCCGCCATTATTCAGAACGGAACACTGCCTACCCAGAAAATGGGCGTAGGAAATGTGGCTGATCTGGGTACATTTGCAAGAGAGCAGGGACTGAAAAATCCCGCCATCATTGTGATAGGGGAAGTGGTAAGGTTCCATGAAGCGTTTCAGGACCTGCAGGCAAAACTCGCGGAGAATTACAAGCAAATCGCATAA